One Kineococcus aurantiacus genomic window carries:
- the flgB gene encoding flagellar basal body rod protein FlgB: protein MSDLTSVALHTALNGLQARQRAIADNIANINTKGYLANKVQFEDALASAVAGGDARAAASTGIATRKSLEPTREDGNNVNLDEETISNISTNLSYQTVLGALNSKYSMLRTAMSSQ, encoded by the coding sequence GTGTCCGATCTCACCAGCGTCGCGCTGCACACCGCGTTGAACGGTCTGCAGGCGCGCCAGCGGGCCATCGCCGACAACATCGCCAACATCAACACCAAGGGCTACCTGGCCAACAAGGTGCAGTTCGAGGACGCCCTCGCCAGCGCCGTCGCCGGCGGTGACGCCCGGGCGGCCGCGAGCACCGGCATCGCCACGAGGAAGTCGCTGGAGCCGACCCGCGAGGACGGCAACAACGTCAACCTCGACGAGGAGACGATCTCCAACATCTCGACCAACCTCAGCTACCAGACGGTGCTGGGCGCGCTGAACTCCAAGTACTCGATGCTGCGCACCGCGATGAGCAGCCAATGA
- a CDS encoding GNAT family N-acetyltransferase: MNLTWTLTPTVPAQRDVHVLTGPEAVREAVHASGAPSPTAATASPAWVRAASAGAPPASLWAVQLRSAGRVEALAVLRDDVHDDGTSTRLLTGGDGYEAGVLAASPRAARALGAALAAQADRRGTALRLEDLPDDPLVRALAAGAGARVRALDPVPVVVRPGEGEALVSAGMRKNLRKTANRLRTDGVDVELRISTDPAAFAAAVPELEVAYRDRDTVHGIACALDTPQGRRTWRSRLEALGELGRRELAELRLDGELAAYVVGVPGGPRYGIFEGRFVTRWARYSPGRLLEHAVLEHAFASPGVQVVDWMTGVAPETLLAVSRFESRLCLDRPAPDRVPPVGARRVPQPASAR, encoded by the coding sequence GTGAACCTCACCTGGACCCTGACCCCGACCGTGCCCGCCCAGCGCGACGTGCACGTCCTGACCGGCCCCGAGGCCGTGCGCGAGGCCGTGCACGCGTCCGGTGCCCCCTCGCCGACCGCGGCGACCGCCTCCCCGGCCTGGGTGCGCGCGGCCTCGGCCGGGGCACCACCGGCCTCGCTGTGGGCGGTGCAGCTGCGCAGCGCCGGGCGGGTGGAGGCGCTGGCCGTCCTGCGCGACGACGTCCACGACGACGGGACCTCCACGCGGCTGCTCACCGGTGGCGACGGCTACGAGGCCGGTGTCCTGGCCGCCTCCCCGAGGGCGGCCCGCGCGCTGGGGGCCGCCCTGGCCGCGCAGGCCGACCGCCGGGGCACGGCGCTGCGGCTGGAGGACCTGCCCGACGACCCGCTGGTCCGGGCGCTGGCCGCCGGCGCGGGCGCGCGGGTGCGCGCGCTGGACCCGGTGCCGGTCGTCGTGCGCCCCGGTGAGGGCGAGGCGCTGGTCAGCGCCGGGATGCGCAAGAACCTGCGCAAGACGGCCAACCGGCTGCGCACCGACGGCGTGGACGTCGAGCTGCGCATCAGCACCGACCCGGCGGCCTTCGCAGCGGCGGTGCCGGAGCTGGAGGTGGCCTACCGCGACCGCGACACCGTCCACGGCATCGCGTGCGCGCTGGACACCCCGCAGGGCCGGCGCACGTGGCGCTCGCGCCTGGAGGCGCTGGGTGAGCTGGGCCGCCGGGAGCTGGCCGAGCTGCGCCTGGACGGGGAGCTGGCCGCGTACGTCGTCGGCGTGCCCGGGGGCCCCCGCTACGGGATCTTCGAGGGCCGGTTCGTGACGCGCTGGGCGCGGTACTCCCCCGGCCGGCTGCTGGAGCACGCGGTGCTGGAGCACGCCTTCGCCAGCCCGGGGGTGCAGGTCGTGGACTGGATGACGGGGGTGGCCCCGGAGACGCTGCTCGCGGTGAGCCGCTTCGAGTCGCGCCTGTGCCTGGACCGGCCGGCGCCGGACCGGGTCCCGCCGGTGGGTGCGCGCCGGGTGCCTCAGCCCGCCAGCGCGCGGTAG
- the flgC gene encoding flagellar basal body rod protein FlgC translates to MSIFDAIGIAGTGVTVNRKWMDAVSDNLANINTATRTSDPAYEAKYVVAAEAADGKGTQVAGIVTGSAEGRRVYEPTHPLADEQGYVKYPDIDMSSQMTSLMMAQRAYQANLQTITTAKEAYSSALQLGKG, encoded by the coding sequence ATGAGCATCTTCGACGCGATCGGCATCGCCGGCACCGGCGTCACCGTGAACCGCAAGTGGATGGACGCCGTCAGCGACAACCTGGCGAACATCAACACCGCGACCCGCACGTCCGACCCGGCCTACGAGGCCAAGTACGTCGTGGCCGCCGAGGCCGCCGACGGCAAGGGCACCCAGGTCGCCGGCATCGTCACCGGCAGCGCCGAGGGCCGGCGGGTGTACGAGCCCACCCACCCCCTCGCCGACGAGCAGGGGTACGTGAAGTACCCCGACATCGACATGAGCAGCCAGATGACGAGCCTGATGATGGCCCAGCGCGCCTACCAGGCGAACCTGCAGACCATCACCACGGCCAAGGAGGCCTACTCCTCCGCCCTGCAGCTCGGGAAGGGGTGA
- a CDS encoding EamA family transporter, translated as MSAGLALLASVLWGSSDFLGGSVSRRLRAVQVLAVSQVLSALVLLAVLAGSGQLGRLPAGGWLGWSVLAGVTWAGAMAALYTALARGTMGVVAPIASCGMLVPFAAGLALGERPGALAVLGAALALVGVVGVAGPELSPTAKQPSSAVWLALLAALLFGVEIFALARGSESSVAGSLLAMRLTSVVLVVAAAVAGRRGSGPVQARDLPVLLALGFLDLAATAAFAVASGSGMVSVVSVLASLYPAVTVLLARRFHGERLTRVQVVAVCLVLVGAVLTAL; from the coding sequence GTGAGCGCCGGGCTGGCCCTGCTGGCCAGCGTCCTGTGGGGGTCCTCGGACTTCCTCGGCGGCAGCGTCAGCCGGCGCCTGCGCGCCGTGCAGGTCCTCGCCGTCTCCCAGGTGCTGTCGGCCCTCGTGCTGCTGGCCGTCCTCGCGGGCTCCGGTCAGCTGGGCCGGCTGCCGGCCGGCGGCTGGCTGGGCTGGTCGGTGCTCGCCGGGGTGACGTGGGCCGGGGCGATGGCCGCCCTCTACACGGCGCTGGCCCGCGGCACCATGGGCGTGGTCGCGCCCATCGCCTCCTGCGGGATGCTCGTGCCCTTCGCCGCCGGGCTCGCCCTGGGCGAGCGGCCCGGCGCGCTCGCGGTCCTCGGCGCCGCGCTCGCGCTGGTCGGGGTCGTCGGGGTGGCCGGCCCGGAGCTGTCGCCCACCGCGAAGCAGCCCTCGTCGGCGGTGTGGCTGGCCCTGCTGGCCGCGCTGCTGTTCGGCGTGGAGATCTTCGCCCTGGCCCGCGGCAGCGAGTCCTCGGTCGCCGGGTCGCTGCTGGCGATGCGCCTGACGTCGGTGGTCCTCGTCGTCGCCGCCGCCGTCGCGGGGCGCCGCGGCAGCGGCCCCGTCCAGGCCCGGGACCTGCCGGTCCTGCTGGCCCTGGGCTTCCTCGACCTCGCCGCCACCGCGGCGTTCGCCGTGGCCTCCGGGAGCGGGATGGTCAGCGTCGTGTCCGTCCTGGCGTCCCTGTACCCGGCCGTCACGGTGCTGCTGGCGCGGCGCTTCCACGGCGAGCGGCTGACCCGGGTGCAGGTCGTGGCGGTCTGCCTCGTGCTCGTCGGCGCCGTCCTGACCGCGCTCTGA
- the fliE gene encoding flagellar hook-basal body complex protein FliE, translated as MSIESIGGVGDVANTLGTLATGYGQGIADTDNAQMTSAIGGGSGVSYTGSVAPVTVTGTAGVGASTPVGGSSGTDFASLLSGGLDKLQGLQSTSDDLALKAATGDLTNVHDYMIASNEAQLATQLTVAVRNKAVDAFNEIMRMQV; from the coding sequence GTGAGCATCGAGTCGATCGGTGGCGTCGGCGACGTCGCCAACACCCTGGGCACGCTGGCCACCGGCTACGGCCAGGGGATCGCCGACACCGACAACGCGCAGATGACCAGCGCGATCGGCGGCGGCAGCGGGGTCTCCTACACCGGCAGCGTCGCGCCCGTCACGGTCACCGGCACCGCGGGCGTCGGGGCGAGCACCCCGGTGGGCGGCAGCTCGGGCACGGACTTCGCGTCCCTGCTCTCGGGCGGCCTGGACAAGCTCCAGGGCCTGCAGTCCACCTCGGACGACCTGGCCCTCAAGGCGGCCACCGGTGACCTCACCAACGTCCACGACTACATGATCGCCAGCAACGAAGCGCAGCTGGCCACTCAGCTCACCGTCGCTGTCCGCAACAAGGCGGTCGACGCCTTCAACGAGATCATGAGGATGCAGGTCTGA
- a CDS encoding EAL domain-containing protein, giving the protein MEPTAQHRLVLPARAQRAAHVLLLLFPAAFVLSTLPGVRPHAGYSFALDGLLNNLAYEAAAALCLVRTLGHDGPRRGGYLLTAALAVYGSGNVFWTAFVRPLPDQPYPSGADVGFLLFYPLVFVALILLAKGRDARHARSLWLDGVVGALAVGAVAAAAVIGPIVATTGSWAAVATTTAYPALDLVLLMVLAAVLALFGWRPPKGLWLLAAGLVVFVVADVAYLFSTATGTYVSGGLTDGVWVTGVVLMGLTPGWTSAPTGPRLPAWALLSIPVLATAAALGVLVVDHRYPLHPVAIAVAAATVLSALARLLFTLREVTRLAEQRELAQTDELTGLGNRRALYGRTPQLLAGSDGDDHVALLLLDLDGFKEVNDSLGHHAGDALLRDVARRLREIAHSPRSVVVRLGGDEFAVVRAGVGTDEALELATALHEALHQPYDLEGVHVRTRGSIGVSVLPVGTAELTTLLRQADVAMYHAKARQLGSFAYSPDVDEFASGERLETAELLRSDIAARRMLLHYQPKVDVATGLVHGVEALVRWEHPRRGLLFPDAFLPVVEAAGLMEDLTRAVLEQALDQAARWWRAGRPLAVAVNLSASSLGDARLPDRVQDLLTARGLPAHLLEIEITEDFLMADRERAQVILEGLRRRGVRVAVDDYGTGYSSLAYLRQLPLDDLKLDKSFLTDLVGDPRALAIVRSTIVLAHSLGLRLVAEGVEDEETSRELAAAGCDVLQGWLYAKALPADALDRWLLEHVPVPALVPAPVPDPVPALVPAPATPGPLS; this is encoded by the coding sequence GTGGAACCGACCGCACAGCACCGTCTGGTGCTGCCCGCGCGCGCCCAGCGCGCGGCGCACGTGCTGCTGCTGCTGTTCCCGGCGGCCTTCGTGCTCTCGACGCTGCCGGGCGTGCGCCCGCACGCGGGGTACTCCTTCGCGCTGGACGGCCTGCTGAACAACCTCGCCTACGAAGCCGCCGCCGCGCTGTGCCTGGTCCGCACGCTGGGCCACGACGGCCCGCGCCGCGGCGGGTACCTGCTGACCGCCGCGCTGGCGGTCTACGGCTCCGGCAACGTGTTCTGGACCGCCTTCGTGCGGCCGCTGCCCGACCAGCCCTACCCCTCCGGGGCGGACGTGGGCTTCCTGCTCTTCTACCCGCTCGTCTTCGTGGCCCTCATCCTGCTGGCCAAGGGCCGCGACGCCCGCCACGCCCGCAGCCTGTGGCTCGACGGCGTCGTGGGGGCGCTGGCGGTCGGGGCGGTCGCCGCCGCCGCGGTCATCGGCCCCATCGTCGCCACGACCGGTTCCTGGGCCGCGGTCGCCACCACCACCGCCTACCCGGCCCTGGACCTGGTGCTGCTCATGGTCCTGGCGGCCGTGCTGGCCCTGTTCGGCTGGCGCCCCCCCAAGGGGCTGTGGCTGCTGGCCGCCGGGCTGGTCGTCTTCGTCGTCGCCGACGTGGCGTACCTGTTCTCCACGGCCACCGGCACCTACGTCTCCGGCGGGCTCACCGACGGCGTCTGGGTCACCGGGGTGGTGCTCATGGGCTTGACGCCCGGCTGGACCTCGGCGCCGACCGGGCCGCGGCTGCCGGCCTGGGCGCTGCTGTCCATCCCCGTGCTGGCCACCGCGGCCGCCCTGGGCGTCCTGGTCGTCGACCACCGCTACCCGCTGCACCCGGTCGCCATCGCGGTCGCCGCGGCCACCGTGCTCAGCGCGCTGGCCCGGCTCCTGTTCACCCTGCGCGAGGTCACGCGCCTGGCCGAGCAGCGCGAGCTGGCGCAGACCGACGAGCTCACGGGGCTGGGCAACCGCCGCGCCCTGTACGGCCGCACGCCGCAGCTGCTGGCGGGGTCAGACGGGGACGACCACGTGGCTCTGCTGCTGCTGGACCTCGACGGGTTCAAGGAGGTCAACGACAGCCTCGGGCACCACGCCGGGGACGCCCTGCTGCGCGACGTCGCCCGCCGCCTGCGGGAGATCGCCCACAGCCCGCGCAGCGTCGTCGTGCGCCTGGGCGGCGACGAGTTCGCCGTCGTCCGCGCGGGCGTGGGCACGGACGAGGCGCTGGAGCTGGCCACGGCGCTGCACGAGGCCCTGCACCAGCCCTACGACCTCGAGGGTGTCCACGTCCGCACCCGCGGCAGCATCGGCGTCTCGGTGCTGCCGGTGGGGACCGCGGAGCTGACCACGCTGCTGCGCCAGGCCGACGTGGCCATGTACCACGCCAAGGCGCGGCAGCTGGGCAGCTTCGCCTACTCCCCCGACGTCGACGAGTTCGCCTCCGGGGAGCGCCTGGAGACCGCCGAGCTGCTGCGCTCCGACATCGCCGCGCGGCGGATGCTGCTGCACTACCAGCCCAAGGTGGACGTCGCGACCGGCCTCGTGCACGGCGTCGAGGCGCTCGTGCGCTGGGAGCACCCCCGGCGGGGCCTGCTGTTCCCCGACGCCTTCCTCCCCGTCGTCGAGGCCGCCGGGCTGATGGAGGACCTCACCCGCGCCGTGCTGGAGCAGGCCCTGGACCAGGCCGCCCGGTGGTGGCGCGCCGGCCGCCCGCTGGCGGTCGCGGTCAACCTGTCGGCCTCCTCCCTGGGCGACGCCCGGTTGCCCGACCGCGTCCAGGACCTGCTCACCGCCCGCGGCCTGCCCGCCCACCTGCTCGAGATCGAGATCACCGAGGACTTCCTCATGGCCGACCGCGAGCGCGCCCAGGTGATCCTCGAGGGCCTGCGCCGGCGCGGAGTGCGGGTGGCCGTGGACGACTACGGGACCGGCTACTCCTCGCTGGCCTACCTGCGCCAGCTCCCCCTGGACGACCTCAAGCTCGACAAGTCCTTCCTCACCGACCTCGTGGGCGACCCGCGGGCCCTGGCCATCGTCCGCTCGACGATCGTGCTGGCCCACTCCCTGGGCCTGCGCCTGGTCGCCGAGGGCGTCGAGGACGAGGAGACCAGCCGGGAGCTGGCCGCGGCCGGCTGCGACGTCCTGCAGGGCTGGCTGTACGCCAAGGCGCTGCCCGCCGACGCGCTGGACCGCTGGCTGCTCGAGCACGTCCCCGTCCCCGCCCTCGTCCCCGCTCCCGTCCCCGATCCCGTTCCCGCTCTCGTCCCCGCCCCTGCGACGCCTGGACCTCTCTCGTGA
- the cydB gene encoding cytochrome d ubiquinol oxidase subunit II — MTVDLPVLWYGVTVLAWVLFFVLEGFDFGVGFLGPLLGRTEAERGAAVRTVGPVWDGNEVWLVAAVGVTFAAFPDWYAALLSGLYLPMIALLLLLAVRGVAIEFRGKHDTARWRDGCDAALATSSLLLAGTWGAVLGVLVSGLALSPDGEVHGGGLTRSLAPVLGPWAVLGGFAGVLLATVHGATFLSLRTTGVLRVRARRLTVAAAPALVVIALALFIAAGHAVVAAAAALLALAAVAAWRRAEALAFAATTAAVAGTVVAVFTAHLAEGSQVLLRSTLSPAGDVTLRAAAASDGALHLITVAGVVVLPAVVAYQAWSYWVFRRRVATGFAREPRVRVAR; from the coding sequence ATGACCGTGGACCTGCCCGTCCTCTGGTACGGCGTCACCGTCCTGGCCTGGGTGCTGTTCTTCGTCCTGGAGGGCTTCGACTTCGGCGTCGGGTTCCTCGGGCCGCTGCTGGGCCGCACCGAGGCCGAGCGCGGCGCCGCCGTGCGCACCGTCGGCCCCGTCTGGGACGGCAACGAGGTGTGGCTCGTCGCCGCGGTCGGCGTGACCTTCGCCGCCTTCCCCGACTGGTACGCCGCCCTGCTGTCCGGCCTGTACCTGCCGATGATCGCCCTGCTGCTCCTGCTGGCCGTGCGCGGCGTGGCCATCGAGTTCCGCGGCAAGCACGACACCGCCCGCTGGCGCGACGGCTGCGACGCGGCCCTGGCCACCAGCTCGCTGCTGCTGGCCGGGACCTGGGGCGCGGTCCTGGGCGTCCTGGTCTCGGGCCTGGCGCTGTCGCCCGACGGGGAGGTGCACGGCGGCGGCCTCACCCGCTCGCTGGCCCCGGTGCTCGGGCCGTGGGCCGTCCTGGGCGGTTTCGCCGGCGTCCTGCTGGCCACCGTCCACGGCGCCACCTTCCTGTCGCTGCGCACCACCGGCGTCCTGCGGGTGCGGGCCCGCCGGCTGACCGTCGCCGCCGCCCCCGCCCTCGTCGTCATCGCCCTGGCCCTGTTCATCGCCGCCGGGCACGCCGTCGTGGCCGCCGCCGCGGCCCTGCTGGCCCTGGCCGCGGTCGCCGCCTGGCGCCGGGCCGAGGCCCTGGCCTTCGCCGCCACCACCGCGGCCGTCGCCGGTACCGTCGTGGCGGTGTTCACCGCGCACCTGGCCGAGGGGTCGCAGGTCCTGCTGCGGTCCACGCTGTCCCCCGCCGGGGACGTGACGCTGCGCGCGGCCGCGGCCTCCGACGGGGCGCTGCACCTCATCACCGTCGCCGGGGTCGTCGTCCTGCCCGCCGTCGTGGCCTACCAGGCGTGGTCGTACTGGGTGTTCCGCCGCCGGGTCGCCACCGGGTTCGCGCGCGAGCCGCGGGTCCGCGTCGCCCGGTGA
- a CDS encoding M48 family metalloprotease codes for MTAVWFAALALLLAGPVPALLARARWTWQVPRAALVLWQSIALAAVLATLGAGLASLSLLFTEEPGFPFLERHGPVQTTLIGLGSTLVAVVTVRFWVVATLVGIRTRRRRNRHREMVDLLHRKESTSEVDAALLAQTGVRVLTGPGRVAYCVPGVRARVVVSDAMLDSLTPEEVRAVLAHERAHLRARHDLVLEGFTALHAAFPRVVSSQAALDSVRLLVEMLADDSARRRTGSLPLARALVALAGQPDAGGGVESEMPVGSAALARVRRLAARPAPRGLSVAVYAAAAVVLGGPTLAVAVPWLQASYRALAG; via the coding sequence GTGACCGCCGTCTGGTTCGCAGCACTGGCGCTGCTCCTGGCCGGACCCGTCCCGGCCCTGCTGGCCCGCGCCCGCTGGACCTGGCAGGTGCCGCGCGCCGCCCTCGTGCTGTGGCAGTCCATCGCCCTGGCCGCCGTCCTGGCGACCCTCGGCGCCGGGCTGGCCTCCCTGTCTCTGCTGTTCACCGAGGAACCCGGCTTCCCCTTCCTCGAACGGCACGGCCCCGTCCAGACGACCCTCATCGGGCTCGGCTCGACCCTCGTCGCCGTCGTCACCGTCCGCTTCTGGGTCGTGGCCACCCTCGTCGGCATCCGCACCCGCCGCCGCCGCAACCGCCACCGCGAGATGGTCGACCTGCTGCACCGCAAGGAGTCCACCTCCGAGGTCGACGCCGCCCTGCTGGCCCAGACCGGTGTCCGCGTCCTGACCGGCCCCGGCCGCGTCGCCTACTGCGTCCCCGGCGTGCGCGCCCGCGTCGTCGTCTCCGACGCCATGCTCGACTCCCTGACCCCCGAGGAGGTCCGCGCCGTCCTGGCCCACGAGCGGGCCCACCTGCGCGCCCGCCACGACCTCGTGCTGGAGGGCTTCACCGCCCTGCACGCCGCCTTCCCCCGCGTCGTCTCCAGCCAGGCCGCCCTCGACTCGGTGCGGCTGCTCGTGGAGATGCTCGCCGACGACTCCGCCCGCCGGCGCACCGGCTCCCTGCCGCTGGCCCGCGCCCTGGTCGCCCTCGCGGGCCAGCCCGACGCGGGCGGCGGGGTGGAGTCGGAGATGCCCGTGGGCTCGGCGGCCCTGGCCCGCGTGCGCCGCCTGGCCGCCCGGCCCGCCCCCCGGGGGTTGTCGGTGGCCGTCTACGCCGCCGCCGCCGTCGTCCTGGGCGGGCCCACCCTGGCCGTCGCCGTGCCCTGGCTGCAGGCCAGCTACCGCGCGCTGGCGGGCTGA
- a CDS encoding cytochrome ubiquinol oxidase subunit I, which yields MTIEALTRLQFAVTTLYHYLFVPLSISLALFTAVLQTAHVRHVARTGDDRYGRLSLLVGKLLMTTFAVGVVTGLVQEFQFGLSWSAFARFYGDVFGPTLAVEGMLAFFLEATFLGLWWFGRDRLPVLVHLATIWVVAVGTAISAFVILAANSFMQNPVAYTVDAATGRARLGSFRDLLLNELNLAAFPHTYAGAVMAGGALVMAVGVWHLLRGQYAHGTPEFAAFRTLSRFGAWATLAGGALVSISGDLLGKVITEVQPMKMAAAEALYRTTTGAPFSIFSYAPLGSDDPTFSVEVPGFLSFLAKGSFTAQVLGLKDLQDAYAAQFGPGDYTPSIPVAFWSFRLMIGVGMFAAVVALVHLWVTRRSRTLDPDPRLAQGLLWSVGLLPLLPLFANSFGWIFTETARQPWLVFGLFKTSEGVSPGLSFAEVATSLVAFTLVYGALALVWVKLAVRLVRRGLPELPAPAPEPADDELTPSY from the coding sequence GTGACCATCGAGGCGCTCACCCGTCTGCAGTTCGCCGTGACGACGCTGTACCACTACCTCTTCGTGCCGCTGTCGATCAGCCTCGCGCTGTTCACCGCCGTCCTGCAGACCGCCCACGTGCGGCACGTGGCCCGCACCGGCGACGACCGCTACGGCCGGCTCTCCCTGCTCGTCGGCAAGCTGCTCATGACCACCTTCGCCGTCGGCGTCGTCACCGGCCTGGTCCAGGAGTTCCAGTTCGGCCTGTCCTGGAGCGCCTTCGCCCGCTTCTACGGCGACGTCTTCGGCCCCACCCTGGCCGTGGAGGGCATGCTCGCCTTCTTCCTGGAGGCCACCTTCCTGGGGCTGTGGTGGTTCGGGCGCGACCGGCTGCCGGTGCTGGTGCACCTGGCCACCATCTGGGTCGTCGCGGTCGGCACGGCCATCAGCGCCTTCGTCATCCTCGCCGCCAACTCCTTCATGCAGAACCCCGTGGCCTACACCGTCGACGCCGCCACCGGCCGCGCCCGCCTCGGCAGCTTCCGGGACCTGCTGCTCAACGAGCTCAACCTCGCGGCCTTCCCGCACACCTACGCCGGGGCCGTCATGGCCGGCGGCGCCCTGGTCATGGCCGTCGGCGTGTGGCACCTGCTGCGCGGGCAGTACGCCCACGGCACCCCCGAGTTCGCCGCCTTCCGCACGCTGTCGCGGTTCGGCGCCTGGGCCACCCTCGCCGGCGGCGCCCTCGTCTCGATCAGCGGCGACCTGCTGGGCAAGGTCATCACCGAGGTCCAGCCGATGAAGATGGCCGCCGCCGAGGCGCTGTACCGGACCACGACCGGCGCGCCGTTCTCGATCTTCTCCTACGCCCCCCTGGGCAGCGACGACCCGACGTTCTCCGTCGAGGTGCCCGGCTTCCTGTCCTTCCTGGCCAAGGGGTCCTTCACCGCGCAGGTCCTGGGCCTGAAGGACCTGCAGGACGCCTACGCCGCGCAGTTCGGCCCCGGCGACTACACGCCCTCGATCCCGGTGGCGTTCTGGAGCTTCCGGCTCATGATCGGCGTCGGGATGTTCGCCGCGGTCGTCGCGCTCGTCCACCTGTGGGTCACGCGGCGGTCCCGCACGCTCGACCCCGACCCCCGGCTGGCCCAGGGGCTGCTGTGGTCGGTCGGCCTGCTGCCCCTGCTGCCGCTGTTCGCCAACTCCTTCGGCTGGATCTTCACCGAGACCGCCCGCCAGCCCTGGCTCGTCTTCGGCCTGTTCAAGACCTCCGAGGGCGTCTCCCCCGGCCTCAGCTTCGCCGAGGTCGCCACCAGCCTCGTCGCCTTCACCCTCGTCTACGGCGCGCTGGCCCTCGTCTGGGTCAAGCTCGCGGTCCGGCTGGTGCGCCGGGGGCTGCCCGAGCTTCCGGCCCCGGCGCCCGAGCCCGCCGACGACGAGCTCACCCCGAGCTACTGA
- a CDS encoding BlaI/MecI/CopY family transcriptional regulator — protein MGLGELERDVMDRLWAAPGPLTVREVHEQLAEHRKIAYTTVMTVLDRLAKKHVVRQEREGRAFRYTPAASREQMVAELMLDALGGVPTVDDRQAALVHFIGGVSPAEAAALREALDQIAAGGPGDAAPTA, from the coding sequence GTGGGCCTGGGAGAACTCGAACGCGACGTCATGGACCGGCTGTGGGCGGCCCCCGGGCCGCTGACCGTGCGCGAGGTCCACGAGCAGCTGGCCGAGCACCGCAAGATCGCCTACACGACCGTCATGACGGTGCTGGACCGCCTCGCCAAGAAGCACGTCGTGCGCCAGGAGCGCGAGGGCCGCGCCTTCCGCTACACCCCGGCCGCCTCGCGCGAGCAGATGGTCGCCGAGCTCATGCTCGACGCCCTCGGCGGCGTGCCCACCGTCGACGACCGCCAGGCCGCCCTCGTCCACTTCATCGGCGGTGTCTCGCCCGCCGAGGCCGCCGCCCTGCGCGAGGCCCTCGACCAGATCGCCGCCGGCGGCCCGGGGGACGCGGCCCCCACCGCCTGA